One segment of Anatilimnocola aggregata DNA contains the following:
- a CDS encoding outer membrane protein assembly factor BamB family protein — protein MTGPRMRAIRLALMMAGLVSVALAEDWPAYDKDSRRSAVSREQLSLPLHPVWIHRAAQRPRPAWSEPGRTANMFDFDTVFQPVVAGGMVYFGSSADDTLYALSATDGVVRWTYTTGGPIRFAPQIAEGRCCFASDDGFVYCLDAQTGAPIWEFQAAPENRLIAGNGRMISRWPCRNGVLVHDQTVFVTAGMWPAEGTFFYALDARNGKPKWTNDTLNAMYLSYPHDGVSFGGPTPQGYLVTDGKTLLVPTGQSAPAALDASTGQLLYWHQQKPGSTWVRLGDGFAMVSGRGWQPDQDVRQGEAPLFHGDGVAFYDLVTGDVTADKMWRGYDSLPGSERSELPRWRGQITPLGGRDRVVLDGDRCFASGMGKVEALDVGSEKLQRRWKIEHPRVYSLILAGDHLLAGSDGFVSALDAADGKLVWRGTIVGQARGLAAAQGMLFVTTDQGAIYAFARGKAAAGGAEVNVPPATAIEPQPPTGFALVVGVRDIARAEELAAKSRLNVICLLPDKSAVAAARRKLLGRGYGQRIVVAEAPADGRLPFADFFANEIIVDGGAPGIQAAELYRVLHPCTGRLTLLNMPADSIAAFVDKAKIPVGEVQENVVRRGRLEGAFDWNSTTDVDQRIKWPLELLWFGGPGRERTMARHRQGLPPPIAAGGRTIIAGDGHVTAIDAYNGFELWSRVVPEYQYVSADDEHVYIGLGQRVMQCAAQSGRLEKIFGLAEPLVFTLDRPATFSAKGKGQYGGELTIAQSESEITLMFDTKTPRPDEKDCWTLWFDFRDGVERLEPSGRGAFPVIVNTAEGTLRKFDGFVGAEIPNLDLKRVGERLVLKISLDEIRRLTGKRPATFDLSAEIALYDGFDVQLRERPLTASRDPWRNGTAAFRLAHASEDNLPWAKVPRANVSELPQHAKEWGRVPRFIRHDGNIPRSPLATETTPDLRQRFNPLSGEVEPRDYLRGYGCSGTICSATMDFFRSGTFGMYDLADDSGMRNFAGVRPGCRITVVPAQGVLVSVEGVGDCFCPYNFSTSMALAPARERRNEDWAVFVDKPRVTQMQSLTLNLGAPGDRRDDAGKLWLGYPRQPMMFATGGSLGPRAHAFGLPVTVEMFDGGRSLRVNADRVPIVGTAMPWVSASALTGVKKISLGLIYHEPKTTVLGTAVAAAPQIDARFDDPAWAGNAGIGIVVDPKSVVESGRTRVRYDAEHLYFAYEQKPKFDRKGAVPPWTDAYFDVLLKDQSKSAYAQFGVTVQGRKSSGETNSIVNVPPVKDIAIDGRSADWDQQGLNISLGEGRGSLRLGWNERGLIILHQLAASAPDKTATSWRIQLANLESPALVETVLDAQRKKVKFQEAMLDEPSDNEQTSESGGKKPGQPPDIVDDPDPAKKELEKFRRARNLELSSATTSSEEELVTETVVPLDRLRLKTAAGSTLALQVSTFDPEARDQNIAGGSGARRALFRSGSLLTLSLTEKPPEVGSAAALAEKREWFGTTIVFAPAKRPIAVEGWNAAVAADDQSFRAELAIPWRLVESAGLSRDRLLAQFRTPGKLPPNLDLLYQSFASRSVRIDIKSPSPKPLEYSVRLHFAELEDKQPGQRIFDIKLQGETVARSVDVARETGGPRRGLVKEFRINTERDVEIEFHSKIGDPILSGLEIISDEAR, from the coding sequence ATGACAGGTCCTAGAATGCGGGCGATCCGTTTGGCATTGATGATGGCTGGGCTCGTTTCGGTGGCGCTTGCCGAAGACTGGCCCGCCTACGATAAGGATAGCCGGCGCTCCGCAGTGAGCCGTGAGCAGCTTTCATTGCCATTGCATCCTGTGTGGATCCACCGCGCGGCCCAACGTCCACGGCCTGCTTGGAGCGAACCGGGACGGACGGCAAACATGTTCGACTTCGATACGGTGTTTCAGCCTGTCGTGGCCGGAGGGATGGTTTACTTCGGTTCTAGCGCGGACGACACACTCTATGCCCTCAGCGCCACCGACGGTGTTGTTCGCTGGACCTATACGACTGGCGGACCGATCCGTTTCGCCCCGCAGATTGCCGAAGGACGGTGCTGCTTCGCGAGCGATGACGGGTTTGTGTATTGCCTCGATGCCCAGACTGGCGCGCCCATCTGGGAGTTCCAGGCAGCCCCGGAGAATCGCCTGATCGCTGGGAACGGCCGCATGATCTCGCGCTGGCCCTGCCGCAACGGCGTGCTGGTGCATGATCAAACCGTCTTCGTCACGGCCGGCATGTGGCCCGCCGAGGGAACTTTTTTCTACGCGCTCGACGCGCGAAACGGCAAGCCGAAATGGACGAATGACACGCTCAACGCGATGTACCTTTCTTATCCCCATGACGGCGTCTCCTTTGGGGGGCCGACCCCGCAAGGTTATCTCGTCACCGACGGCAAGACACTACTCGTGCCCACTGGACAGAGCGCACCGGCCGCCCTCGATGCGAGCACGGGACAGCTTCTCTATTGGCATCAGCAAAAGCCCGGGTCGACCTGGGTTCGACTTGGAGACGGTTTCGCGATGGTCTCCGGTCGCGGCTGGCAACCCGATCAGGATGTGCGGCAGGGAGAAGCGCCGCTCTTTCACGGTGACGGAGTGGCCTTCTATGACCTGGTGACCGGCGATGTGACTGCCGACAAGATGTGGCGTGGGTACGATAGCTTACCCGGGAGTGAGCGCTCCGAGCTTCCGCGTTGGCGAGGGCAGATCACTCCTCTCGGCGGACGGGACCGCGTGGTTCTCGATGGCGATCGTTGCTTTGCGTCTGGAATGGGTAAAGTCGAGGCGCTCGACGTTGGCTCGGAAAAACTTCAACGGCGATGGAAGATCGAGCACCCACGAGTTTACAGTTTGATCCTCGCGGGTGATCATCTGCTGGCTGGGAGTGATGGTTTTGTCTCTGCACTGGATGCCGCTGACGGTAAACTAGTGTGGCGAGGAACCATTGTCGGGCAAGCCCGTGGACTCGCGGCCGCACAAGGCATGCTGTTTGTGACGACCGATCAGGGAGCCATCTATGCCTTCGCCCGAGGGAAGGCGGCTGCCGGCGGTGCAGAAGTAAATGTGCCGCCGGCGACGGCCATCGAACCGCAACCTCCCACTGGCTTTGCACTGGTGGTGGGAGTTCGAGACATCGCTCGTGCCGAAGAACTGGCTGCGAAATCACGTTTGAATGTGATTTGTCTGCTGCCCGATAAGAGCGCTGTGGCGGCTGCCCGACGCAAGTTGCTCGGACGGGGATACGGCCAGCGAATCGTCGTGGCAGAGGCGCCCGCGGATGGGCGGCTTCCATTTGCCGACTTCTTTGCCAACGAGATCATCGTGGACGGAGGCGCACCAGGCATCCAGGCGGCAGAACTTTATCGCGTACTCCATCCTTGCACCGGTCGACTGACGCTGTTGAACATGCCGGCTGACTCGATTGCGGCTTTCGTCGACAAGGCCAAGATTCCCGTCGGTGAGGTTCAAGAAAACGTTGTTCGCCGCGGACGATTGGAGGGTGCGTTCGATTGGAACTCCACGACCGACGTCGATCAACGCATCAAGTGGCCGCTCGAACTGTTGTGGTTCGGCGGCCCCGGGCGCGAACGGACCATGGCCCGTCACCGCCAGGGCCTTCCGCCGCCCATCGCAGCGGGCGGCCGGACCATTATCGCGGGCGATGGCCATGTGACGGCAATTGATGCCTACAACGGATTCGAGCTCTGGTCGCGCGTGGTGCCTGAATATCAGTATGTGTCGGCGGACGACGAGCATGTCTATATCGGCCTCGGGCAACGTGTGATGCAGTGCGCTGCGCAGTCTGGCCGGCTGGAAAAAATCTTCGGTTTGGCTGAACCACTGGTCTTCACTCTGGATCGACCCGCCACTTTTTCCGCCAAGGGGAAAGGGCAGTACGGCGGCGAATTGACGATCGCTCAATCGGAATCGGAAATCACGTTGATGTTCGATACGAAGACGCCGCGCCCGGATGAAAAGGATTGCTGGACCTTGTGGTTCGACTTCCGCGACGGCGTGGAACGACTCGAACCGTCTGGTCGCGGTGCTTTTCCCGTCATTGTAAATACAGCGGAGGGGACGCTGAGAAAATTCGATGGCTTTGTCGGAGCCGAGATTCCCAACCTTGATCTGAAACGCGTTGGGGAGCGGCTCGTGCTCAAAATCTCGCTCGACGAGATTCGCCGCTTGACCGGCAAAAGGCCGGCCACGTTCGATCTCTCGGCAGAGATCGCGCTCTATGACGGTTTCGACGTGCAACTTCGCGAGCGGCCCCTTACCGCCAGCCGCGACCCCTGGCGCAATGGGACAGCCGCGTTCCGCCTGGCACATGCCAGCGAGGATAACTTGCCCTGGGCGAAAGTGCCCAGGGCGAACGTTAGCGAGTTGCCCCAACATGCCAAGGAATGGGGCCGCGTTCCACGATTCATTCGGCATGACGGCAACATTCCTCGTTCGCCGCTCGCAACGGAGACGACTCCGGATTTGCGACAGCGATTCAATCCACTGAGCGGCGAGGTCGAACCTCGGGACTACCTGCGCGGCTATGGGTGCAGCGGCACGATTTGCTCGGCCACGATGGACTTCTTCCGCTCCGGCACCTTCGGCATGTACGACCTGGCCGATGACAGTGGGATGCGCAATTTCGCCGGCGTGCGGCCCGGTTGCCGGATCACTGTGGTGCCCGCCCAGGGCGTGCTCGTCTCTGTGGAAGGGGTCGGCGATTGCTTCTGCCCTTACAACTTTTCGACATCGATGGCGCTGGCCCCCGCGCGCGAGCGGCGGAATGAAGACTGGGCCGTGTTCGTCGACAAGCCGCGCGTCACGCAAATGCAATCGCTGACGCTAAACCTTGGCGCGCCTGGTGATCGGCGCGATGACGCCGGCAAGCTGTGGCTCGGTTATCCCCGCCAGCCGATGATGTTCGCGACCGGCGGTTCCCTCGGCCCGCGAGCTCACGCCTTTGGGCTGCCAGTGACAGTTGAAATGTTCGATGGTGGCCGGTCGTTGCGCGTCAACGCCGACCGCGTTCCCATCGTCGGCACCGCCATGCCCTGGGTTTCGGCGTCTGCCTTGACCGGAGTGAAAAAGATCTCCCTGGGTCTGATCTACCATGAGCCAAAGACGACGGTACTGGGGACTGCTGTCGCCGCTGCGCCCCAGATCGACGCGCGATTCGACGATCCAGCCTGGGCCGGAAACGCCGGCATCGGCATCGTTGTAGATCCCAAGAGCGTCGTCGAGAGCGGCCGGACTCGCGTCCGTTATGACGCTGAGCACCTGTATTTTGCCTACGAGCAAAAACCCAAATTCGACCGCAAAGGAGCCGTTCCGCCCTGGACGGACGCGTACTTCGATGTGCTGTTAAAGGACCAATCGAAGTCGGCCTACGCGCAGTTCGGCGTGACCGTCCAAGGCCGCAAGAGCAGCGGTGAAACGAACAGCATTGTCAACGTGCCGCCAGTAAAGGACATCGCGATCGACGGCAGATCCGCTGATTGGGATCAGCAGGGGTTGAACATCAGCCTCGGCGAAGGACGCGGCTCGCTTCGCCTCGGCTGGAACGAACGCGGGCTGATCATTCTGCACCAGCTGGCTGCTTCGGCACCAGACAAAACAGCTACCAGCTGGCGGATACAACTCGCAAACCTGGAGTCTCCCGCTTTAGTCGAAACGGTGCTCGATGCGCAACGGAAGAAAGTGAAGTTTCAAGAAGCGATGTTGGACGAGCCATCCGACAATGAACAAACCTCCGAATCCGGCGGCAAGAAACCGGGCCAGCCGCCGGACATCGTGGACGACCCCGATCCGGCCAAGAAGGAACTCGAGAAGTTCCGTCGCGCTCGCAATCTCGAATTGTCGTCTGCGACGACCAGTAGTGAAGAGGAACTGGTGACGGAAACGGTCGTGCCGCTGGATCGCTTGCGTCTGAAAACTGCGGCCGGCTCAACGCTCGCCCTGCAAGTCTCTACGTTCGATCCGGAAGCTCGGGATCAGAATATCGCTGGCGGTTCCGGCGCCCGACGCGCCTTGTTCCGCAGCGGGAGCCTGCTGACGCTGTCCCTCACGGAAAAGCCCCCGGAGGTTGGCTCGGCAGCGGCACTCGCGGAAAAGCGGGAGTGGTTCGGCACCACCATCGTATTCGCTCCAGCCAAACGTCCAATTGCCGTGGAGGGCTGGAACGCCGCCGTAGCCGCCGATGATCAATCGTTTCGGGCGGAATTGGCGATTCCTTGGCGATTGGTCGAATCCGCGGGTCTGTCCCGCGACCGCCTGCTTGCTCAATTTCGGACTCCCGGGAAGCTGCCACCGAACCTCGACCTTCTTTATCAGAGCTTCGCATCACGATCGGTCCGCATTGACATTAAGAGCCCGAGCCCGAAACCATTGGAGTACAGCGTCCGCCTCCATTTTGCGGAGCTCGAAGACAAACAGCCCGGCCAAAGGATATTCGACATAAAGCTCCAGGGGGAAACGGTCGCCAGATCCGTTGATGTGGCTCGCGAGACCGGCGGTCCGCGCCGCGGGCTCGTGAAGGAATTTCGAATCAACACTGAGCGCGATGTGGAGATCGAGTTCCATTCCAAAATCGGCGACCCCATCCTCAGCGGGCTGGAAATTATCAGCGACGAGGCCCGTTAG
- a CDS encoding DUF1501 domain-containing protein — protein MFSIRPDNIPTRRAFLRIGAFGLGALGLSGLLHGNQSVDKPWVRGKSVVWLWLGGGPPQAETWDPKPDAPDGVRTMFGTVKTSLPGIAFGSHFPKLAERANRLVVVRSFQTPCKDHQENWVRTMLTGTEAKPSPPSAGSVYSFLRGTNHPTTGMPSYVLLDSGNNGEFLQEHFLRGNTPGDLPEAYAPFNPAGVVVPRPKSTGPQRRAESEATFSPLLRNMELRLPADRAADRRELLKGLDAAARSLETDPAYAPHDAYREQAYRVLKGSVAEAFQLDREDAKTVERYDTSDITLTCPNFLNLADFPRRPSMLGRQMLLARRLCEAGAGLVMVENCGWDFHNEGLNPGMQAGLEGFGPQLDRAVSAFLDDVKDRGLEDRILLVVCGEMGRTPKINPKGGRDHWPTLAPLLLAGGGYKMGQVIGKSDAQASRPTTSPVMTADLISTVLQTLLDPTKLRLFPNIRADMLRRIEQGTPIPGLT, from the coding sequence ATGTTTTCCATTCGACCGGACAATATCCCCACACGGCGAGCGTTCTTGCGGATTGGGGCGTTCGGTCTTGGCGCGCTTGGACTATCGGGTTTGCTACACGGCAACCAATCTGTCGACAAACCGTGGGTGCGGGGTAAATCCGTGGTTTGGCTGTGGCTCGGCGGTGGGCCACCGCAGGCCGAGACGTGGGACCCCAAGCCCGACGCTCCGGATGGCGTCCGCACGATGTTCGGCACGGTCAAGACCTCCCTGCCCGGCATCGCTTTCGGCAGCCACTTCCCGAAGTTGGCCGAGCGAGCCAACCGGCTCGTGGTGGTCCGCTCTTTCCAGACTCCTTGCAAAGACCATCAAGAGAACTGGGTACGCACGATGCTCACGGGCACGGAGGCGAAACCCTCCCCACCCAGTGCTGGGTCGGTCTATTCCTTCCTTCGCGGGACCAACCATCCGACGACCGGGATGCCAAGCTACGTCCTCCTTGACAGCGGCAATAACGGGGAATTTCTCCAAGAGCACTTCCTCCGCGGAAATACGCCGGGCGACCTGCCCGAGGCCTATGCACCATTCAACCCGGCCGGTGTCGTCGTCCCACGGCCGAAGTCAACCGGCCCACAACGGAGGGCGGAATCCGAAGCCACCTTCTCACCGCTCCTGCGAAACATGGAGTTGCGGCTCCCGGCCGACCGAGCGGCCGATCGGCGGGAACTGCTCAAAGGGCTGGACGCCGCCGCCCGCAGCCTGGAAACAGACCCGGCATACGCTCCCCACGACGCTTACCGTGAGCAGGCTTATCGCGTGCTCAAAGGGAGTGTGGCCGAGGCCTTCCAACTCGACCGCGAGGATGCCAAAACGGTCGAGCGTTACGACACCAGCGACATCACGCTCACCTGCCCGAACTTCCTGAATCTGGCGGACTTCCCGCGCCGACCGTCGATGCTCGGCCGACAGATGCTTCTGGCGCGGCGACTGTGCGAGGCCGGGGCCGGGCTGGTGATGGTCGAGAACTGCGGCTGGGACTTTCACAACGAAGGATTGAATCCAGGGATGCAGGCTGGGCTTGAGGGCTTCGGGCCTCAGCTTGATCGAGCCGTGTCCGCCTTTCTCGACGACGTGAAGGACCGCGGGCTGGAAGACCGCATTCTGCTGGTGGTGTGTGGCGAGATGGGGCGGACGCCCAAGATTAACCCAAAAGGCGGTCGCGACCACTGGCCGACGCTGGCCCCGCTGCTGCTCGCAGGCGGCGGGTACAAGATGGGCCAAGTGATCGGCAAGTCAGACGCCCAAGCGAGCCGACCGACGACTTCCCCCGTGATGACCGCCGACCTCATATCCACCGTGTTGCAAACGCTCCTCGACCCCACAAAGTTGAGACTGTTCCCGAACATCCGGGCGGACATGCTTCGTCGCATCGAACAGGGGACACCAATTCCAGGCCTCACCTGA
- a CDS encoding MGH1-like glycoside hydrolase domain-containing protein, with translation MHGDDGFTVALLPHLIKNYEAWEQRHFVAEVGLFWQTGHDDGMEYNINSRQTKDILRGAPSFRPSFNTYMWADAQAIARMAERTGDVETAKRFRAKADALKERIQALLWDPKREFFFPMYRDAEERDGHKIKARTLTYESGQFAEDPHGRELIGFVPWQFNMLDENKGYEVAWKKIMDRDAFYADFGPSTVERHDPLFLLKNSCCWWSGQSWPYATTQTLKGMANLLQGGERTVVTADDYVKLLQVYARTHRKQGRPYLAEACHPDTGSFEGHDGYNHSEHYFHSGYCDLVITGLVGLKPVSPMAFDVQPLAPATWDWFALDDVSYHGRRVSIVWDRRGTRYAQGAGMHVLVDGQKVASAPNLERLSVSLPPQARPKADPTHETAVNFAVNNDGTYYPRLTASYSAPKTSTGKLHDGNYWYHQHPPNRWTCEGSPNERDWVIVDLGTPRRVHTVKLYVLDDGGESGSLVRTPERMQLDAWIEAAWRPIAPTDRHLQEPLGHRANVVRFDPIETNKFRVTLQHRAGTKSGLTEIEAWGDAKLPLAQAPPPEGNLALNSDPKTKEFPKVSASHTSRFDRLTTANDGITNFLPTPANRWTSYESKSPSDWLEIDFGRDVEFRRIELALYDDRGGVQAPSAYVVQQWTGTEWRDVPDARKSPERPVGGQWNEVRFDPVTATRVRIVFTHRGAARSGVTEVMVWND, from the coding sequence GTGCATGGCGATGACGGCTTCACGGTGGCGTTGCTGCCGCACTTGATCAAGAACTACGAAGCCTGGGAGCAACGCCATTTTGTCGCCGAGGTGGGCCTCTTTTGGCAGACCGGGCATGACGATGGCATGGAATACAACATCAACAGTCGGCAGACGAAGGATATCCTCCGCGGTGCTCCAAGTTTCCGGCCCTCATTCAACACCTACATGTGGGCAGATGCGCAGGCCATCGCTCGGATGGCTGAGCGGACTGGCGACGTTGAAACAGCGAAACGATTTCGGGCGAAGGCCGATGCACTGAAGGAACGAATACAGGCACTCCTGTGGGACCCCAAGCGGGAATTTTTCTTCCCGATGTATCGCGACGCGGAAGAGCGCGATGGACACAAGATCAAAGCTCGCACCCTTACTTACGAATCTGGACAGTTCGCGGAGGATCCGCATGGCCGCGAGTTGATCGGCTTTGTCCCATGGCAATTCAACATGCTAGACGAGAACAAGGGCTATGAGGTCGCCTGGAAGAAGATCATGGACCGCGATGCGTTTTATGCCGACTTTGGCCCGTCGACGGTCGAGCGTCACGATCCGCTTTTTCTGCTGAAGAATTCTTGTTGCTGGTGGAGCGGACAGTCGTGGCCTTATGCCACGACGCAAACTCTCAAAGGGATGGCGAATCTGTTGCAGGGCGGAGAGCGAACCGTCGTCACTGCCGACGATTATGTGAAGCTCTTGCAAGTTTACGCCCGCACGCACCGGAAGCAGGGCCGGCCCTACTTGGCCGAAGCGTGCCATCCCGACACGGGTTCTTTCGAGGGCCACGACGGGTATAACCACAGCGAGCACTATTTCCATTCCGGCTATTGCGACCTCGTGATCACAGGGCTGGTCGGACTGAAACCAGTCAGTCCGATGGCATTCGACGTTCAGCCACTGGCACCTGCGACTTGGGATTGGTTTGCTCTCGACGACGTCAGCTATCACGGCCGTCGAGTTAGCATCGTTTGGGATCGGCGGGGCACGCGCTATGCCCAGGGTGCGGGCATGCACGTCCTGGTCGATGGTCAGAAGGTCGCGTCGGCACCGAACCTGGAACGGTTATCGGTATCACTTCCGCCGCAGGCCCGGCCCAAGGCTGATCCGACTCATGAAACCGCCGTGAATTTTGCGGTGAACAACGATGGGACGTATTACCCACGGCTGACTGCATCGTATTCGGCACCAAAGACATCCACGGGCAAACTCCACGATGGGAACTATTGGTATCACCAACATCCGCCGAATCGTTGGACCTGCGAAGGTTCGCCGAACGAGCGCGACTGGGTGATCGTCGACCTGGGCACGCCGCGGCGCGTCCATACGGTAAAGCTCTATGTGCTGGACGACGGCGGCGAGTCGGGGTCGCTGGTGCGAACGCCGGAGCGGATGCAACTGGATGCCTGGATCGAAGCGGCATGGCGCCCAATTGCCCCGACAGATCGCCACCTTCAAGAACCGCTGGGTCACCGAGCCAATGTAGTTCGCTTCGATCCCATCGAAACGAATAAGTTCCGCGTCACGCTGCAGCACCGCGCCGGCACGAAGTCTGGACTGACGGAGATCGAAGCCTGGGGCGACGCCAAGTTGCCGCTGGCTCAGGCTCCGCCGCCGGAGGGTAATTTGGCTCTGAACAGTGATCCCAAGACCAAGGAGTTTCCCAAGGTGAGTGCTTCGCATACTTCGCGATTCGATCGCCTAACAACGGCTAACGACGGCATCACGAACTTCCTGCCTACGCCTGCGAATCGTTGGACGAGTTATGAATCGAAGTCGCCCAGCGATTGGCTCGAGATCGATTTCGGCCGCGACGTAGAGTTCCGCCGTATCGAACTTGCACTTTACGACGACCGGGGCGGCGTGCAGGCTCCGTCGGCATATGTCGTCCAGCAGTGGACCGGAACCGAATGGCGCGATGTACCAGACGCCAGAAAGTCGCCGGAACGGCCAGTCGGCGGACAGTGGAATGAGGTCCGCTTCGATCCCGTGACTGCGACTAGGGTTCGCATTGTCTTCACCCACCGCGGCGCAGCCCGCAGCGGCGTTACTGAAGTCATGGTCTGGAATGATTAG
- a CDS encoding nucleoside hydrolase, with protein sequence MKSLFGLLLWSTIVLVGHALPEAGQAAEPPLKIIFDTDVDHDCDDIGALFMLHGAVERGQAHLLATMGCTSSVAIAPCLDAINTWFGRPEIPVGTLKDESFLDHKGFANEIIRHYPHKHASGQDYPDAVTLYRQTLAKQPDATVVVLAVGPLRNLANLLKSRPDEASPLDGPALIAKKVKRLEIMGGTYPPMANTKEGEWNFKQDPAAAGLVCSTWPTPVVFNGEGGSTNSGRRVTYEMPEHNPLTMAYRLYPGVGFAGDRLSWDSVSALVALRGAEPWYKVVSGGTNVTDPVTGINVWQSKEDRQHSFLVLKARKPEIETAIEDMQTRGKGRPKNLKFDINYYADSGMCQITFQGQRDKQGQWQDQAAESWIQYQHADGRKRLVTSYAVVCNDQQRLPRALELLGSNDGGASWTRLDLQAKPGFSAETHRREFTIAQPAKWNAFRLQVTADDKAGIRIESIELLEAIDCRPGVAVASLVLDQKQLSVPADGRATLNATIAPLHAFEREITWVSSDANVAEVKQIGEQTAMVVGKRPGVCTLTATINNLQQTCAVTVRPSTLPKGWRFDELNSPPIPGSIVIAGDKFMLTGCGHAMTSWWERVRDQGAFVSQAVKGDVTIAAQLNKLAPNVGGPTYQWDNRPPSVAGLMIRESLTEKCGRFFLVQVEASGNLVCRWRNKTGDQDDNQKEVLGKVTLPLYLRLTQSDGHVHVFTSVDGKIWDEPKMTHAATFDDRSRIGIFTCSGNTFATTTAVFDKVHVSK encoded by the coding sequence ATGAAATCACTTTTCGGGCTGTTACTTTGGTCAACAATCGTCCTTGTTGGGCATGCCCTGCCAGAGGCAGGCCAAGCTGCCGAGCCGCCGCTAAAGATTATCTTCGACACCGATGTGGACCACGATTGCGACGATATCGGTGCGCTGTTCATGTTGCATGGAGCTGTCGAGCGTGGACAAGCGCACCTGCTGGCTACGATGGGTTGCACTTCCTCGGTTGCTATTGCGCCCTGCCTCGATGCAATCAATACCTGGTTTGGACGACCTGAAATTCCCGTCGGCACTTTGAAAGACGAGAGCTTTCTCGATCACAAGGGCTTTGCCAACGAAATCATTCGGCACTATCCCCACAAGCATGCCAGCGGCCAGGATTACCCCGATGCCGTGACACTCTATCGCCAGACTCTAGCGAAGCAGCCTGATGCCACCGTCGTGGTGCTCGCCGTGGGCCCACTTCGCAATCTGGCCAATCTGCTCAAGTCGCGCCCAGATGAGGCCAGCCCGCTCGATGGTCCGGCCCTGATCGCCAAGAAGGTCAAGCGACTGGAAATTATGGGCGGAACCTATCCGCCCATGGCCAACACGAAAGAGGGCGAGTGGAACTTCAAACAAGATCCGGCAGCAGCCGGGCTCGTCTGCTCCACCTGGCCGACGCCTGTGGTGTTTAACGGCGAAGGTGGCTCCACCAACTCTGGTCGGCGCGTCACTTACGAGATGCCGGAGCATAACCCCTTAACGATGGCCTATCGACTCTATCCTGGCGTTGGTTTTGCAGGTGATCGACTGAGTTGGGATTCGGTGTCTGCCCTCGTAGCGCTGCGCGGTGCCGAGCCGTGGTACAAGGTCGTGAGCGGCGGGACTAACGTCACCGATCCGGTCACGGGGATCAACGTCTGGCAGTCGAAAGAAGACCGACAGCATTCTTTTCTAGTGCTCAAAGCACGCAAGCCTGAGATCGAAACTGCCATCGAAGACATGCAGACGAGGGGGAAGGGGCGCCCCAAAAACCTCAAGTTTGATATCAACTATTACGCCGACTCCGGGATGTGCCAGATCACTTTCCAGGGACAACGCGACAAGCAGGGACAGTGGCAAGACCAGGCGGCCGAAAGCTGGATTCAGTACCAACACGCCGATGGCAGAAAACGGTTAGTCACCTCGTATGCCGTGGTGTGTAACGACCAGCAACGTCTGCCACGTGCGTTGGAGCTTTTGGGTTCCAACGATGGCGGAGCAAGTTGGACCCGGCTGGATCTACAAGCCAAGCCTGGCTTCAGCGCGGAGACGCATCGCCGCGAGTTCACCATCGCCCAGCCAGCGAAATGGAATGCGTTTCGCCTGCAAGTAACTGCAGACGACAAGGCAGGAATACGGATTGAATCGATCGAACTTCTGGAGGCAATTGATTGCCGGCCGGGCGTTGCCGTCGCTTCCTTAGTCCTCGATCAGAAACAGCTGAGCGTGCCGGCAGACGGTCGTGCGACGCTCAATGCGACGATTGCGCCGCTACACGCTTTCGAGCGCGAGATCACTTGGGTCAGCAGTGATGCCAACGTCGCTGAGGTCAAGCAGATTGGCGAACAGACTGCCATGGTTGTCGGCAAGCGGCCTGGTGTTTGTACGCTGACCGCCACCATCAACAATCTGCAGCAAACCTGCGCGGTGACCGTCCGTCCCTCGACGCTGCCGAAGGGCTGGCGATTCGACGAACTGAACTCCCCACCAATACCTGGATCGATCGTAATAGCCGGAGACAAATTTATGCTCACGGGTTGCGGGCACGCGATGACATCGTGGTGGGAGCGAGTACGCGATCAAGGTGCGTTTGTGAGCCAAGCTGTGAAGGGTGATGTCACCATTGCGGCGCAGTTGAACAAATTGGCTCCAAACGTAGGTGGCCCTACGTACCAATGGGACAATCGCCCACCCAGCGTTGCTGGCTTGATGATCCGGGAGTCGCTGACCGAAAAATGTGGCCGATTCTTTCTGGTACAGGTCGAGGCCTCAGGCAATCTTGTCTGCCGGTGGCGAAACAAGACCGGCGACCAGGACGACAATCAAAAAGAGGTGTTGGGCAAGGTCACGCTCCCACTGTACCTCCGACTAACTCAGTCAGACGGACACGTTCACGTCTTCACTTCGGTCGATGGGAAGATCTGGGACGAACCCAAAATGACGCATGCGGCAACGTTCGACGACCGAAGCCGGATTGGAATTTTTACCTGCTCAGGCAATACCTTCGCAACGACGACAGCTGTTTTCGATAAAGTTCACGTGAGTAAATAA